In Nostoc sp. GT001, a genomic segment contains:
- a CDS encoding histidine phosphatase family protein, whose amino-acid sequence MTRVIIVRHGQSGYNTERRIQGRTDASTLTEKGRNDASLVGKALSNILFNAIYSSPLQRAKHTADIIHNELATHAKQSAVVQVSDLLLEIDLPLWEALLTSEVKQKFAEDYRTWHQHPDELRMLLNDAQGTREHFPVLALYEQARQFWQEILSQHQGETILIVGHNGINRALISTALGIPPSRYHSIQQSNCGVTVLNFAGGLGEPVQLESLNQTQHTGETLPSLRPDHQGVRLLLVRHGETDWNRQTRFQGQIDVPLNDNGRKQSQKAGEFLQEVAIDNAYSSTMLRPKETAEIILKQHPNVKLELQDGLREISHGLWEGKLETEIEQEFPGELQRWRLIPTQVQMPEGENLQQVWERSVAAWQSILQAASNNQFKTVLVVAHDATNKTLLCHILGLSLENFWSFRQGNGAVSVIDYPAGIDGLPVLQAMNITYHFGGGVLDKTAAGAL is encoded by the coding sequence ATGACTCGTGTCATCATTGTGCGCCACGGTCAAAGCGGTTATAACACCGAGCGGCGTATCCAAGGACGCACTGATGCGTCAACATTAACCGAAAAAGGTCGTAATGATGCAAGTCTTGTAGGCAAAGCCCTCAGCAATATCTTATTTAATGCGATTTACAGCAGTCCCTTACAACGAGCGAAACACACAGCAGATATTATCCATAATGAGTTAGCTACTCATGCTAAACAATCTGCTGTAGTTCAAGTTTCTGATTTGCTGCTAGAAATCGACCTACCTTTATGGGAGGCATTGCTAACTTCTGAAGTCAAGCAAAAATTTGCTGAAGACTATCGCACTTGGCATCAACACCCCGACGAACTGCGGATGCTCCTTAATGATGCACAGGGGACAAGAGAACATTTTCCCGTTCTTGCTTTATACGAACAAGCACGGCAGTTTTGGCAAGAAATTTTGTCCCAACATCAAGGCGAAACCATTCTCATCGTGGGACATAACGGAATCAATCGCGCTTTGATTAGCACAGCGTTAGGCATCCCTCCCAGTCGCTACCACTCAATACAGCAATCTAACTGTGGCGTCACCGTATTAAATTTCGCTGGAGGATTGGGCGAACCAGTCCAGCTAGAATCCTTAAATCAGACGCAACACACCGGAGAAACTCTACCTTCATTGCGACCGGATCATCAAGGAGTACGATTGTTGCTAGTGCGTCACGGTGAAACCGACTGGAATCGCCAAACCCGGTTTCAAGGTCAAATTGATGTCCCCCTCAACGACAACGGTAGAAAACAGTCGCAAAAAGCAGGTGAATTTCTTCAAGAAGTAGCAATTGATAATGCTTACAGTAGCACCATGCTGCGCCCTAAAGAAACAGCAGAAATTATCTTAAAACAACATCCAAATGTAAAGTTAGAATTGCAAGATGGTTTAAGAGAAATCAGTCATGGTCTTTGGGAAGGAAAATTAGAAACAGAGATAGAGCAAGAGTTTCCGGGAGAATTGCAGCGATGGCGGCTGATACCAACGCAAGTGCAAATGCCTGAAGGGGAGAATTTGCAACAAGTGTGGGAGCGCAGTGTTGCAGCTTGGCAATCAATTCTGCAAGCAGCATCAAATAATCAATTCAAAACTGTATTAGTAGTAGCCCATGACGCTACTAACAAAACCTTGCTTTGTCACATTCTGGGTTTATCGCTGGAAAACTTCTGGAGTTTTCGCCAGGGTAACGGTGCAGTAAGTGTCATCGACTATCCTGCTGGAATCGATGGTTTACCAGTACTGCAAGCGATGAATATCACCTATCACTTTGGTGGAGGCGTACTAGATAAAACAGCAGCGGGAGCGTTGTAA
- a CDS encoding NINE protein, with translation MKTKSTAIILCFFGGWLGIHKFYLGQNVAGILYLLFFWTCIPSLIAFVEFFILLLMSDTEFNTKYNQGIASTGGAVSAKDATSALADLKNLFDSGIITAEEYEEKRQKLLKSL, from the coding sequence ATGAAGACTAAATCTACAGCAATTATACTTTGCTTTTTTGGTGGCTGGCTGGGAATTCACAAGTTTTATTTAGGACAAAATGTAGCAGGTATTTTGTACTTATTGTTTTTTTGGACTTGTATTCCATCTTTAATAGCCTTTGTTGAGTTCTTTATCTTACTTTTGATGTCAGATACCGAATTCAATACAAAGTATAATCAAGGCATAGCAAGCACAGGTGGAGCCGTATCTGCAAAGGATGCAACTAGTGCATTAGCTGATTTAAAAAATCTTTTTGATTCTGGGATAATTACCGCAGAAGAGTATGAAGAAAAGCGGCAAAAGCTTCTGAAATCTTTGTAA
- a CDS encoding helix-hairpin-helix domain-containing protein, whose translation MSQSKSWFQQTPAWVWLSLIPTLGGFAIAYAGYKSKTKSWVVIGISTSILALALSANGLAVAVWMAQIGAAFYLKKSYLVKTYPKNLPIPEEQELANLVARTRDKIDINECSKHELVNYLGLPIVYANNIESLLNEGYVFTHAEELIEIAGVPEKQITRITPLITFSYNYKKEADFSWKRLNTYSTDELITCGLDGAIAQQIVAERQQRGEYKSLIDVKQRTGLPFNTYRHIA comes from the coding sequence GTGTCACAATCTAAATCTTGGTTTCAACAAACTCCTGCTTGGGTGTGGTTATCATTAATTCCGACATTGGGGGGATTTGCCATTGCCTACGCAGGTTATAAATCTAAGACTAAAAGTTGGGTTGTTATAGGAATTAGCACCTCTATTTTAGCTTTAGCTTTATCGGCAAATGGTTTAGCGGTTGCTGTCTGGATGGCTCAAATTGGTGCTGCCTTCTATCTCAAGAAATCTTATTTAGTCAAAACCTATCCAAAGAATTTACCAATTCCTGAAGAACAAGAGCTAGCAAATTTAGTTGCAAGGACTCGTGATAAAATAGATATTAATGAATGCTCTAAACACGAATTAGTTAATTATTTAGGGCTGCCGATAGTTTATGCAAATAATATTGAATCATTGCTGAATGAGGGATATGTTTTTACTCATGCAGAAGAGTTAATAGAAATAGCCGGAGTTCCTGAAAAGCAAATAACTCGAATTACACCACTGATTACTTTTAGCTACAACTACAAAAAAGAAGCTGATTTTTCTTGGAAACGATTAAACACATATTCCACTGATGAATTAATTACCTGTGGATTAGATGGCGCGATCGCACAACAAATTGTTGCCGAAAGGCAGCAACGAGGTGAGTATAAATCATTGATTGATGTGAAGCAACGCACTGGATTACCGTTTAATACTTATCGTCACATCGCTTAG
- a CDS encoding transposase family protein, whose protein sequence is MNLIEAIQGVPDYRHARGIRHRLWIILTIVLLGSCTGYWGYKPLAEFTKNHRLSLIKLLDLSPDIQFPSASTFRNIMMSIDFQILAELFNVWAEKSLPINFKELFAIDGKCIKSTVTGGNQSYQNFVSIVSVFSL, encoded by the coding sequence ATGAATTTAATCGAAGCAATCCAAGGGGTTCCCGATTATCGACATGCTAGAGGTATTAGACATAGACTTTGGATAATACTAACTATAGTTTTGTTAGGTAGTTGTACAGGATATTGGGGGTATAAACCTTTAGCTGAGTTCACAAAAAATCATCGATTATCTCTAATCAAATTATTAGATTTATCTCCAGATATTCAATTTCCGTCAGCATCAACATTCAGAAATATTATGATGTCAATTGATTTTCAGATATTAGCTGAACTGTTTAACGTCTGGGCAGAAAAGAGTTTGCCAATTAATTTCAAAGAATTATTTGCCATCGATGGGAAATGTATTAAAAGTACTGTAACCGGGGGAAATCAATCCTATCAAAACTTTGTGAGTATCGTTTCAGTTTTCAGTTTATAG
- a CDS encoding sensor histidine kinase, with protein sequence MNKNTGQGNVFSLFKGVPLSRILVALFLLQILLAVGLTAYLSIGNGQKAVNEVASELRHEVGNRVEQNLQTYLATPRQVLRSNQNVINMGLLKIENLATWESYLIEQLKIFPDALAITASNEQQEYLAVEKLNDRQSLLKKADKSTGYDLYTYRIDSQGQRTQLPEVIKNYDARSLPDYLTAVTAKKFSFSQIFTPRTEPTLLISASLPIYNSQGELLGVNSTLTHLSQIGDLLQNIKVGKSGQIFIMERSGLLVASSTTEEPFRFQNGKPIRLKASQSGNSLAQATAKYLKTKFNNFDQIQSLQQLDFFFDGKRQFLEVRPFDGETNVNWLIIVAVPEADFMGQINRNIQTTIFLCLGALGLAIILGIITAQWITVPILYFSTATKDLTDFTNSEDSVVKVQGIKELEVLGEALNEMAQNLRQTFTTLISKNKDLELQVKQRTQELQHEVEERYNSEQKLGQHHQVLTELANHKVVFEGNLETAFKVIIEKVANVLEVERVSVWLFNSDRTKLQCISLYERSNQKHSAGFERNLADYLIYFKALVASRTIAVSDTRTDPRVQELWDKLLEPNNIVSLIDTSLWVGGKMVGTVLSEQVDIPRKWELSEQNFISSIAEIVTLTLEVGDRKRAESALREAKEIAEVANRARRTFLVNINHDLRNPLNSILGITEALKDQVYGPVSEEQRQSLDMLESSGKNLLELINQILDVTDTESSKIELQLAATSIQGICDFCLSFVKDLAFQKNIRLRAQIPEELEPIQVDERRIRQVFINLLTNAIKFTKEGGEVWIEAQPSSTNEYIFISVVDTGIGMLSDDLFKLFQPFVQVETASNHRSSGTGLGLVMVQKIVELHGGTVHAESQLGKGSRFTVKLPWKKAG encoded by the coding sequence ATGAATAAAAATACTGGGCAAGGTAATGTTTTTTCTTTGTTTAAAGGCGTACCTCTAAGTCGCATTTTGGTAGCGTTGTTTCTGCTGCAAATCTTGCTAGCTGTGGGATTGACTGCATACTTATCAATCGGCAATGGGCAAAAGGCAGTCAATGAGGTAGCTAGCGAATTACGTCATGAAGTTGGCAATCGAGTTGAGCAGAATTTACAGACTTATTTAGCAACGCCGCGTCAGGTACTACGCAGTAATCAAAATGTGATTAACATGGGGTTGCTGAAGATAGAAAATCTTGCAACCTGGGAGTCATACTTAATAGAGCAATTAAAAATTTTTCCCGATGCGTTGGCAATAACTGCCAGCAATGAACAGCAAGAATATCTAGCGGTAGAGAAGCTCAACGATCGCCAATCTTTACTTAAAAAAGCCGATAAGTCAACTGGGTACGACCTCTACACTTACAGAATTGACTCTCAAGGTCAACGTACTCAATTACCAGAGGTAATCAAAAACTATGATGCGCGATCGCTTCCTGATTATCTCACAGCAGTTACCGCTAAAAAATTCAGCTTTAGTCAGATTTTTACACCCCGCACTGAACCAACACTTTTAATTAGTGCTTCTCTTCCCATCTATAACTCCCAAGGGGAATTACTCGGAGTCAACAGCACTCTCACTCACTTATCACAAATTGGGGATTTGCTACAAAACATCAAAGTTGGCAAGTCTGGGCAGATTTTTATTATGGAGCGATCGGGGCTATTAGTTGCAAGTTCTACAACCGAAGAACCATTCCGCTTTCAAAATGGTAAGCCCATTAGGTTGAAAGCTTCCCAAAGCGGGAATTCTTTGGCTCAAGCAACCGCTAAATACTTAAAAACTAAATTTAATAACTTTGACCAAATTCAAAGTTTACAGCAACTAGATTTTTTCTTTGACGGCAAACGACAATTTTTAGAAGTTAGACCCTTCGATGGCGAAACAAATGTCAACTGGTTGATAATCGTAGCTGTCCCAGAAGCAGACTTTATGGGACAAATTAATCGCAACATTCAAACTACCATTTTTCTCTGTTTGGGAGCGTTGGGACTAGCGATTATATTGGGGATTATCACCGCTCAGTGGATTACTGTGCCAATTTTGTACTTCAGCACGGCGACAAAAGATTTAACTGATTTTACCAACAGCGAAGACTCAGTGGTGAAAGTGCAAGGCATTAAAGAATTAGAGGTGCTGGGTGAAGCTTTGAATGAAATGGCGCAAAATTTACGCCAAACCTTTACTACACTGATTAGCAAAAATAAAGATTTAGAACTGCAAGTTAAGCAGCGAACTCAAGAATTACAGCACGAGGTTGAAGAACGCTATAATAGTGAACAAAAACTGGGGCAGCATCATCAAGTACTCACAGAATTGGCAAATCACAAAGTGGTTTTTGAAGGAAATTTAGAAACCGCATTCAAAGTTATCATAGAAAAAGTAGCCAATGTCTTAGAAGTAGAGCGAGTGAGTGTATGGTTATTCAATAGCGATCGCACCAAGCTACAATGCATAAGTCTCTATGAACGTAGCAATCAAAAACATTCAGCAGGTTTTGAACGCAACCTTGCAGATTATTTAATCTACTTTAAAGCTTTGGTGGCTTCTCGTACCATTGCCGTCTCTGACACTCGTACCGATCCACGGGTACAAGAATTATGGGATAAATTGCTCGAACCAAATAATATTGTATCCCTAATTGATACCAGTCTTTGGGTTGGGGGCAAAATGGTGGGAACAGTATTATCTGAACAGGTTGATATTCCCCGGAAATGGGAACTGAGCGAGCAAAACTTCATTAGCTCAATCGCGGAAATTGTCACTCTAACTTTAGAAGTAGGCGATCGCAAACGCGCAGAATCCGCTCTACGTGAGGCTAAAGAAATCGCCGAAGTCGCAAATCGTGCTAGAAGAACCTTTTTAGTAAACATCAACCACGATCTGAGGAATCCTTTAAACTCAATTCTGGGAATCACAGAGGCACTCAAAGATCAAGTGTACGGCCCTGTAAGTGAAGAACAGCGCCAATCGCTAGATATGCTCGAATCTAGCGGTAAGAACCTATTAGAATTAATTAATCAAATCCTTGATGTTACTGACACCGAATCTAGCAAAATAGAACTGCAATTAGCTGCTACTTCAATTCAAGGAATATGTGACTTCTGCTTGAGTTTTGTCAAAGATTTAGCCTTCCAGAAAAATATCCGGCTGAGGGCACAAATACCTGAAGAACTCGAACCGATCCAAGTCGATGAACGCCGCATTCGCCAAGTATTTATCAACTTATTGACTAATGCAATTAAGTTTACTAAAGAAGGAGGCGAAGTCTGGATTGAAGCCCAGCCAAGTTCCACCAATGAATATATCTTTATCAGTGTGGTAGATACTGGTATTGGGATGCTTTCTGATGACCTTTTTAAATTATTTCAACCTTTTGTGCAAGTTGAAACTGCCTCTAACCATCGTTCTTCAGGCACGGGTTTAGGATTAGTAATGGTGCAAAAAATTGTCGAGTTGCATGGTGGAACTGTCCACGCCGAAAGTCAGTTAGGCAAAGGTAGTCGATTTACTGTCAAGCTTCCTTGGAAAAAGGCGGGATAA
- a CDS encoding glycoside hydrolase family 65 protein: MLNVSTHNSQENQQLIDNTDWNVIETEFNPTQLHHKETVFTLGNGLLGVRGTFEEGYPQDFPGVLIHGVYDDVTIAHTELVNCPNWLPLVVKVAGVRFSMDSGEILNYERRLDLRLGLVSRDVRWRSPSGHTLDFHFERFTSLADQHVLAIRAQITSVDFEGEITVEAGFDSEPYTQGVKHWRTLNQGGINQIIWLNSKTLHSNIQLGMAAKLVVDGDETARVNVENASSSPTLTTTLELYPGKTVTVEKIVTLFTSRETEIPIAAALQRLADEPRYTTLLAAHITAWEQVWQDSDIIIEGDRLAQLSVRYNLFQLLAVTPRHDDSVSIPPKTLSGFAYSGHIFWDTEIFILPFLTLTQPALARNLLTYRYHTLPGARRKAQEAGYQGAMYAWESATTGDEVTPRWVPAPNGELIRIWCGDIEVHITADIAYAILHYWQTTNDDDWMRDYGAEIILDTAVFWESRVQWNQERHSYDILDVIGPDENHDRVDNNAFTNLMVQWHLQSALALWDWLKQAYPETSAELVQKLNLTTERLHHWAEIQERLFVNEDAQTGLIEQFEGFFQLEDVNLADYEPRSKSLQGLLGIEATSQKQILKQPDVLMLLYLLRDRYDYNTLATNWDYYNQRTDHSFGSSLGPAINAILACDLNQPTEAYTHFLRSALVDLEDVRLNAAEGIHAASAGGVWQAVVFGFGGIRMTQFGPVACPNLPPNWTRLKFRLQWRNEWYDFDLQAETEVKVPALADTRSKIS, encoded by the coding sequence ATGCTCAACGTATCCACTCACAATTCTCAAGAAAATCAGCAATTAATTGACAATACTGACTGGAACGTTATTGAAACGGAGTTTAACCCGACGCAGTTACATCACAAAGAAACCGTCTTTACTCTTGGTAATGGGTTGTTAGGAGTGCGGGGTACATTTGAGGAAGGGTATCCACAGGATTTTCCAGGCGTACTCATCCACGGTGTTTATGATGATGTGACAATTGCTCACACCGAACTAGTCAACTGTCCCAACTGGCTGCCATTGGTGGTAAAAGTTGCAGGCGTTCGCTTTAGTATGGACAGTGGTGAAATTCTTAACTACGAACGTCGGCTCGATCTACGCTTAGGTTTAGTTAGCCGTGATGTACGCTGGCGTAGTCCTAGTGGTCATACCCTAGATTTTCACTTCGAGCGTTTCACCAGTTTAGCAGACCAACACGTTTTGGCGATTCGCGCTCAAATTACATCGGTAGACTTTGAGGGTGAAATTACCGTTGAAGCCGGATTTGATAGCGAACCATATACCCAAGGCGTTAAACATTGGCGAACCTTAAACCAAGGTGGCATAAATCAGATTATCTGGCTCAACAGTAAAACTCTCCACTCAAATATTCAACTTGGGATGGCAGCTAAGTTAGTGGTAGATGGTGACGAGACTGCACGCGTGAACGTCGAAAATGCTTCAAGTTCTCCCACTTTGACAACCACCTTAGAGTTATATCCCGGAAAAACGGTAACTGTAGAAAAGATTGTCACCCTGTTTACTTCACGAGAGACAGAAATCCCCATTGCTGCTGCTTTACAACGACTTGCTGATGAACCCAGATATACTACCCTATTGGCAGCTCACATTACTGCATGGGAGCAAGTGTGGCAAGACAGTGACATTATAATAGAAGGCGATCGCTTGGCTCAATTGAGCGTCCGTTACAATCTCTTCCAATTACTAGCTGTAACACCGCGTCACGATGACAGCGTGAGCATTCCTCCCAAAACCCTCTCCGGTTTTGCCTATAGCGGACATATCTTTTGGGATACAGAAATATTCATCCTGCCTTTCCTCACCTTAACTCAACCAGCCCTAGCGCGTAACTTGCTCACCTACCGTTACCACACCTTACCAGGAGCGAGACGCAAAGCTCAAGAAGCTGGTTATCAAGGAGCGATGTATGCTTGGGAAAGTGCCACTACTGGCGATGAAGTAACTCCGCGTTGGGTTCCGGCTCCCAACGGTGAATTAATCCGCATCTGGTGCGGTGACATTGAAGTGCATATCACCGCAGATATCGCTTATGCAATTTTGCACTACTGGCAGACTACCAACGATGATGACTGGATGCGCGATTATGGCGCAGAAATTATTCTTGATACGGCTGTGTTCTGGGAAAGTCGGGTGCAGTGGAACCAAGAGCGCCACAGTTATGACATCCTAGATGTAATTGGCCCCGATGAAAATCACGATCGCGTCGATAATAATGCCTTCACCAATCTCATGGTACAGTGGCATTTGCAGTCAGCTTTGGCGCTGTGGGACTGGCTCAAACAAGCTTATCCTGAAACTTCAGCAGAACTAGTGCAAAAACTCAACTTAACTACAGAGCGTCTGCACCATTGGGCGGAAATCCAAGAGCGTCTATTTGTGAATGAAGATGCTCAAACTGGTTTAATTGAACAATTTGAAGGATTTTTCCAGCTAGAAGACGTTAACCTTGCTGATTACGAACCGCGCAGCAAATCTCTGCAAGGTTTATTGGGAATTGAAGCCACCAGCCAAAAGCAGATTCTCAAACAGCCAGATGTGTTGATGCTCTTGTATTTACTGCGCGATCGCTACGACTATAACACCCTCGCCACCAACTGGGACTATTACAACCAACGCACCGACCACAGTTTTGGTTCTTCATTAGGCCCAGCCATTAACGCTATCTTAGCTTGCGACCTCAATCAACCAACCGAAGCTTATACCCACTTTCTGCGATCGGCCTTGGTAGACTTAGAGGATGTGAGACTGAATGCAGCCGAAGGAATTCACGCTGCCAGTGCTGGAGGAGTATGGCAAGCGGTAGTTTTTGGGTTTGGCGGCATTCGGATGACTCAATTTGGCCCCGTTGCCTGTCCCAACCTTCCACCTAACTGGACACGTTTGAAGTTTCGTCTGCAATGGCGTAACGAGTGGTATGACTTTGACTTACAAGCCGAAACAGAAGTCAAAGTTCCCGCCTTGGCAGATACACGCTCGAAAATTAGCTAA
- a CDS encoding ATP-binding protein translates to MSNFAHSTLGQSSYPRLTRSLSAVESWGFGLTAHISWTALVPAIHAALGSQAIFVWIPAVIFGMLLNYQVKRLGIHFINVAGGTPNYATKLLQNYPGLARYAAIGYLLNWVSYLSVNTIVLRDLIKVNLEPLGIACPEIFLDISFTLLPFIVAFSGTRALSILHLFFVIPAFGLLMTFCVQGLGWLTFSPVSPGFFPSSWSSLSFVDWAKWFFFVTYATYSCETASSFVADSRNPTQTLRFLDIAAWMMPPIFLGGSWVVMRLATNPNLKDNAFLNLVAASQPFWGRFAGISISFLLVAACLLGSATVVSNCPRILYQLALDNHISPVFSVVSRRGVFVPALTLTLVLCLIYLIWGDVARIVAVGNIGWFVSFMLLHLGLWLRRDRPEVLFPRISLAILLLEVVVLLVGGFAWGWLNLLIGLLSPIAVMGIDAVIRGVDFPAFHPSWWMRRYRTRPVVIIKDSVILQVSILIFLLCSAVGVGWLFGVKLNNVATAGGENIFVVLLMSVAFVGVAIACWTSLPQVVAIAEAREAAEHLFTVAQDGILVVDNQGIIRQANPATESFFGVNPSELRGNHLNKWLPALVSYPEQWTKRSEQILIGNGKNRTLEVSISDRPHQDFQEYVVILHDITQRKQAEQILRYSEAQLRQEAKQLVSQLVHSEKMSSLGQLVAGVAHEINNPINFISGNVGYANQYIQDLLRLLQLYQQNYPNPVTEIQKQTEAIDLDFLIADLPNLLTSMKVGAERITEIVLSLRNFSRLDDTEMKAVNIHEGIDNTLMILEHRLKPKSSTNLAIEVIKEYGDLPLVECYAGQLNQVFMNLLANAIDALEEAVENGLAVSEAEREWEVGEKALSTPQIHIQTQLTSENQVVIRIGDNGIGIPEKVQKQLFEPFFTTKPVNKGTGLGLSISHQIITQKHQGKLECISALGKGTEFVIVIPLNQQPI, encoded by the coding sequence ATGTCCAACTTTGCTCATTCCACATTGGGCCAATCTTCTTACCCTCGCTTAACTAGAAGCTTGAGTGCTGTTGAAAGTTGGGGCTTTGGTTTGACAGCTCATATTTCTTGGACAGCATTGGTTCCAGCGATTCATGCTGCTCTAGGTTCCCAAGCTATTTTTGTTTGGATACCTGCGGTGATTTTTGGAATGCTGCTTAATTATCAGGTAAAACGCTTAGGTATACATTTCATCAATGTAGCTGGAGGAACACCTAACTATGCTACCAAGCTACTGCAAAATTACCCAGGACTAGCTCGTTATGCAGCAATTGGATATCTCCTCAATTGGGTTTCCTACCTCTCAGTTAATACAATCGTACTCAGAGACTTAATTAAAGTAAATTTGGAGCCGCTGGGTATTGCCTGTCCAGAGATATTTCTAGATATTAGCTTTACACTCTTACCTTTTATCGTGGCGTTTAGTGGGACTCGCGCCCTGAGTATTTTACATTTGTTTTTTGTCATTCCAGCCTTTGGATTGCTAATGACCTTCTGTGTGCAAGGTCTTGGCTGGTTAACATTTTCTCCCGTTAGTCCTGGGTTTTTTCCTAGCAGTTGGTCATCTTTGAGCTTCGTGGATTGGGCAAAGTGGTTCTTTTTTGTCACTTATGCAACCTACAGCTGTGAAACAGCTTCTTCCTTTGTTGCCGATAGCCGCAACCCAACTCAAACGCTGCGCTTTCTAGACATTGCCGCTTGGATGATGCCACCCATCTTTTTGGGGGGTTCTTGGGTAGTAATGCGATTAGCAACAAATCCCAATCTTAAAGACAATGCTTTTCTGAATCTTGTGGCTGCTTCCCAGCCCTTTTGGGGAAGATTCGCTGGTATCAGTATTTCTTTTTTGCTAGTAGCAGCTTGTCTACTCGGTTCGGCAACGGTGGTTTCTAATTGCCCGCGAATTTTGTATCAACTGGCTTTAGATAACCATATTTCGCCAGTATTTTCCGTTGTCTCCCGTCGGGGTGTGTTTGTCCCAGCATTGACATTGACACTGGTATTGTGCTTAATCTATCTGATTTGGGGAGATGTGGCGCGAATCGTCGCTGTTGGTAACATCGGTTGGTTTGTCTCATTTATGTTACTGCATCTGGGGCTTTGGTTGCGGCGCGATCGCCCGGAAGTTTTGTTCCCCCGCATATCTCTAGCTATTCTGCTGTTAGAAGTTGTAGTGCTGTTGGTAGGCGGATTTGCCTGGGGTTGGCTTAACTTGCTAATTGGGTTATTATCTCCCATTGCTGTCATGGGCATAGATGCAGTGATTCGCGGTGTAGACTTCCCTGCATTCCATCCTAGTTGGTGGATGCGACGATATCGTACCCGCCCTGTAGTCATTATCAAAGATTCAGTAATTCTTCAAGTGAGCATCCTGATTTTTTTACTGTGCAGCGCCGTGGGAGTTGGCTGGTTATTTGGCGTCAAACTTAATAATGTGGCAACTGCGGGCGGTGAGAATATATTTGTGGTGCTACTGATGAGCGTGGCATTTGTAGGAGTAGCGATCGCTTGTTGGACAAGTTTACCGCAAGTGGTAGCGATCGCAGAAGCCAGAGAAGCTGCCGAACACTTGTTTACTGTTGCCCAGGATGGGATTTTAGTCGTAGATAATCAAGGCATTATCCGGCAAGCTAACCCAGCCACCGAATCGTTTTTTGGTGTTAACCCATCTGAGTTGCGGGGAAATCACCTTAACAAATGGCTACCTGCATTAGTCTCCTATCCAGAGCAGTGGACAAAGCGTAGCGAACAAATTTTAATCGGCAATGGGAAAAACAGAACTCTGGAAGTTTCCATCTCAGATAGACCCCATCAGGATTTTCAGGAATATGTCGTCATTCTCCACGACATTACCCAGCGCAAACAAGCAGAGCAGATATTGCGATATTCAGAAGCACAATTGCGTCAAGAAGCAAAGCAGCTAGTATCTCAATTGGTGCATAGTGAAAAAATGTCGAGTTTGGGGCAGTTAGTAGCAGGTGTAGCGCACGAAATCAACAACCCAATCAATTTTATTTCTGGCAATGTCGGCTATGCCAATCAATATATCCAAGACTTGTTGAGACTGTTGCAACTATACCAGCAAAACTATCCTAATCCAGTAACGGAAATTCAAAAACAAACAGAAGCAATCGACTTAGATTTTCTGATTGCAGACTTGCCCAACTTGCTAACTTCTATGAAAGTTGGTGCGGAACGAATCACAGAAATTGTCTTATCTCTGCGAAACTTTTCCCGCTTAGATGATACAGAGATGAAAGCTGTGAATATCCATGAGGGTATAGATAATACATTAATGATTTTGGAACATCGCCTCAAACCTAAATCTTCTACCAATCTAGCAATTGAGGTGATTAAAGAATATGGCGACCTGCCATTAGTAGAATGTTATGCTGGACAACTGAATCAAGTATTTATGAATCTTTTAGCAAATGCGATCGATGCTTTAGAAGAGGCAGTAGAAAATGGGCTTGCCGTGAGCGAAGCCGAACGGGAGTGGGAAGTAGGGGAAAAAGCGCTTTCTACTCCCCAGATACACATTCAGACTCAACTCACGAGCGAAAATCAGGTAGTTATTCGTATTGGCGACAATGGGATAGGCATTCCAGAAAAGGTACAAAAACAATTATTTGAACCATTTTTTACGACTAAACCAGTTAATAAAGGTACTGGGTTAGGTTTATCTATTAGTCATCAGATTATCACCCAAAAACATCAGGGAAAATTAGAATGTATTTCTGCTCTTGGAAAGGGGACAGAATTTGTAATTGTAATTCCGTTAAATCAACAACCTATCTAA